Proteins encoded together in one Nyctibius grandis isolate bNycGra1 chromosome 1, bNycGra1.pri, whole genome shotgun sequence window:
- the LYRM2 gene encoding LYR motif-containing protein 2 — MAAGGPRPPGEGSAATAAAGGAELRVMAAGRLPLSALTLRQFLRRQQVLQLYRKILRAIRDVPAEADRHYLKDWAREEFRRNKDATDEDAIRMMITQGNMQLQELQRTLKLAKS, encoded by the exons ATGGCCGCCGGCGGGCCCCGCCCGCCCGGGGAGGGCTCGGCGGCCACGGCCGCGGCGGGAGGGGCGGAGCTGCGCGTCATGGCCGCCGGCCGCCTCCCGCTCAGCGCGCTCACCCTGAGGCAG ttCCTCAGGCGACAGCAGGTTCTTCAGCTGTACAGGAAGATCCTGCGGGCTATTCGCGACGTCCCGGCTGAAGCAGATCGTCACTATTTAAAGGACTGGGCCAGGGAGGAATTCAGGAGAAATAAGGATGCTACAGATGAG GATGCAATCAGGATGATGATTACTCAAGGCAACATGCAACTTCAGGAACTTCAAAGAACACTTAAGCTGGCAAAATCCTGA